In Cicer arietinum cultivar CDC Frontier isolate Library 1 chromosome 7, Cicar.CDCFrontier_v2.0, whole genome shotgun sequence, the genomic window AGGGTACACACAGTGGCGAAATTGGGTTATAGAATGTGTATAGTACCAAAGGCAGCTGAAAAAGCTTTGGGAAGTGAAGGTTTAGAAAAGATCAGAGTTGTTGGTTGCAGAAATCTGAAAGAGGTTATCAACACTATATTTCCCAATGTGACAAGAAGAAACAAGTGAATTATTACATTGAATGTATCTGTGTTGTGCAGAtcaatatatacattttttgaTGTGATGTAAAATGTGATACATTATGATTAATATGTTCGTAGTGTTTTTTGTTTTGGGAGGGGGTAGAGTAACTTGTGTATAGCTTACGTCACGTACCAAATGAAATGATAGATACTACTATTATGCTTTTCCTAAGTTTGTGGTTTAAagaaatctcaaaattaaaaatatacttatatctttaaaaaataacgaGTTTTGTTCATACAAATATCCATTATATTGTATGGTTATTCATCTAGATTcattcaaattttctttaattcacattattataatataataattttggtTTAGTCGCTTACTATTTAGGTCAATAACTtcattagaattttaaaaagtaaataaatctACATTAGCATTCCTTAGAGCCAACGGACAATCACAACATTTAATGGATGGGGGAAATCTTATGAGAAACAATAAATATTAcagtttatttataaaattttgaaatgatgaaaatgtttacgatacattttttttaaaacaatatggtACCATAAACTTTTATTTACATAGTGCACAACATAGATGGAAAAAtctaatgagaaaaaaaaaagtttgacagtttaacaaaattttgaaacgataaaaaaaaatatttatatttcgtGGCGCACATTTTTAAAAGATGTACATTGtaagtatctatttatagtgaacattgtaaaaaaaatgtaatttactTTAAGGAGAGtcgaaagtaaaataaaaattgtagttTAGGATACAATTTTGTTACACAAACTTGTAGTTTAtggtatattatttttaaatgtttattggAAACCACATGTTTATGGTACagtactttaaaaaataaacaataaatatttcctttatagtgtatatttttttataaaaaaaaaatatgtaacaaATTGAAAAGTGAATAAAGTGAATTTATGAAAATGCAGCCGTATAACTAAATGATGTGGGGTGTGGTTAGCAACAACCATCGAGTTTATGGCCTGTTTAAAATATGGGCTGGCCCAAgtttatgtttctttttatgaaatagaaataaataaaattgaccaTTTCCAAAAGAAAGTGCTTCTCTCTCGCTTGTGTTTCCCTGCTTCATAGGCTTCTCGGCAAACACACAAACAATATACAAAAAACTTCAACCAAATCGAATCATTTCattttgatttagggtttcaTTTTTCCGTCATGTATAGAGCAACAGCTTCATCACTCAAGAGACATCTCAAGGTATTTTCTTCATCCCTGCCCTTTTATTCTcgttattatcattattattaatcgTGTTTAGGACCATaaattttttcagttttttgaaACCTACCCAGAtaacaaattcaattttaattgcGAAAAATTGTTTCTTTATTGGTTTTCTAGGGAATCAGTTTAGTGGGTGTGTTAGAGAATATTATTGGACCTGTTATTTCAGcatcattttattattcattatatgaaattaattcTGAAATTTCCTAGATTCCTTTTCTAATGTTattgattgattttatttattcctattggtttttgttttattcattttgttGTTGTGATGAATGCTGctgttttttttatcatgttGTGTAATGAATCTTTGTTATTTAGGGCCGTGGTGGCAACTTGGGAGCTACTAGGTTAGCTACTTCAAGTGCTGTAGCTGCAAAGGTTTCATCTGGTGGTTTGTTTAGCTGGCTTACCGGAGAGCGTTCGAGTTCCCTTCCCCCTCTTGATACACCACTTGGTTCTGTTGTTCTTCCAGATCCTTTGCCAGATTATGTTGAACCAAGTAAGACCAAGATCACAACTCTTCCTAATGGACTCAAAATAGCATCCGAGACCTCGCAGGTATGTGTGTTTTAGTATTTTTTGAGTTGATACTTAATGTGTGTTAAATGACAATGCTACTAAGATTGAATGATGCTTTTGACTTGCTTGTGTAgcatattattgattttttatttttgtttcattcTGATTGTTTATTAGAACCCTGCAGCCTCAATTGGGTTGTATCTCGATTGTGGTTCCATCTATGAGACACCATTGTCAAGTGGGGCATCACACTTGTTAGAAAGAATGGCTTTCAAGAGCACGGTTAACCGTAGTCACTTTCGTATTGTAAGGGAAGTAGAAGCAATTGGTGGTAACATAGGAGCTTCGGCCTCTCGGGAACAAATGGGTTACACATTTGATGCTCTAAAGACCTATGTTCCACAAATGGTTGAATTACTGGTTGACTGTGTAAGGAACCCAGCCTTCTTGGACTGGGAGGTCAATGAAGaggtatttataaatttattatactttttttccATGGTTTGATTTTTAATTCTCAGGTTCTAAAGCTCATGCATCATATTTTCTGCAGCAAATGACCATTTCTTTTCTTTGTAGTAGGGttcatttttaatagaaaaaatatgagCTCCACCCATTACTGTTGATGGCAGAACACGGCCGAAGGCCAAAAATCCGCCATATAAACACGCCATTGTGGTCTATGGTGCCGCCACGGCGGCCATTCCTTCACAAATTTCCTATGGCGGTTGTCCAAATATCTGCCACTCAATGGCGGAATGGTGGCCCCATGGTCACCATTTAACAACACTAATCTACTTggatattattttcttataggTATAGCAATATTTGAATTATCTGTAAGTAAGTAAATGAAAGGGAAAGATAGCTATtccttatttttctttagttacATATTGCAGCCTTCTAAGTTCCAGCGGCACCAACTCATGCTGAGTGCATTAGTGCAAGATTTAATATTTCTCATCCCTGACTTTAAGATTTAAGCATtatgtttatataaattttcCCTTGAGTACTGAGAAGTCGATACAAACCTAGGGACCACAATATCAGAAAAGCTATGCAAGAGTTCAAGGCCATATAAGCCGCACATCAAATCCCATACTTCCATTCTTCCCTGCCTTGTAATTGAATCCCACTGTACCACCCACTGTACCACCTAGCTCTGCTACCCCGATGCTCACTCAAGGTTGAAAAGCTGCTAACTGCACTGCGGAAACTAGCCGTTGTGGTGGTATAGCTGAAATTCATATAGAATGTAAATTGTAAATTATAAACCCCATCAGAGGCTCATAATATCTTATCTTTTCTGCTGTGAGACTCAAGCCCCATACATTGCTATTGGGCTTGTCTTAAAAGCATGCCATCCCATTTGACATGTATTACTAGTATTTGTTGAATGCTGTTGTGGCAATCCTTTTGAACCTGTTGAACAATCTGTTGACACAGCTTCGAAAGGTGAAAGCAGAGCTCGGAGAACTCTCAAACAATCCCCAGGGCTTGCTTTTGGAAGCAATTCACTCTGCTGGTTATTCTGGTGCATTGGCTTATCCTCTTTTGGCTCCTGAAGCAGCCCTGAACAGATTGGATGGCCCCAGTTTAGAGGAATTTGTTGCTGTAAGATCTGTTATCCTTTCTGATACTGCATGAATACTACCGGTATCATTTTATACCAAACTTTACATTTTCTTCTTTCTGCTTTTTTCTTGCAATCTATTTGAGAATCTAATTTTCTAGGTTTGAAAAATCAGGAAAATTACACAGCTCCTAGAATGGTTCTTGCTGCATCTGGGGTAGAACACGAAGAGCTTCTATCTGTTGCTGAGCCACTTCTCGCTGACCTTCCAAGTGTTCCCCGTCCCGATGAACCAAAATCTACCTACATTGGAGGTGATTTCCGTCGTCATGGTGAATCCGGGGTGTGTATGATTTTTTACATAATACCGTTCGGATTTTCTTGTATCacattcttttaatt contains:
- the LOC101491723 gene encoding mitochondrial-processing peptidase subunit alpha-like, producing the protein MYRATASSLKRHLKGRGGNLGATRLATSSAVAAKVSSGGLFSWLTGERSSSLPPLDTPLGSVVLPDPLPDYVEPSKTKITTLPNGLKIASETSQNPAASIGLYLDCGSIYETPLSSGASHLLERMAFKSTVNRSHFRIVREVEAIGGNIGASASREQMGYTFDALKTYVPQMVELLVDCVRNPAFLDWEVNEELRKVKAELGELSNNPQGLLLEAIHSAGYSGALAYPLLAPEAALNRLDGPSLEEFVAENYTAPRMVLAASGVEHEELLSVAEPLLADLPSVPRPDEPKSTYIGGDFRRHGESGAAHVAIAFEVPGGWQKERDAIVLTVLQMLMGGGGSFSAGGPGKGMHSRLYLRVLNEYQQIQSFSAFNSIFNNTGLFGIYASTSPDFVQKAVDIAAKELIAIASPGQVSQVQLDRAKKSTKSAVLMNLESRMIASEDIGRQILTYGERKPVEQFLKAVDEITLNDITKISQKIISSPLTMASYGDVINVPSYESVNRMFHAK